One window of the Haloarcula sp. DT43 genome contains the following:
- a CDS encoding DUF7344 domain-containing protein, giving the protein MTTHSLDAWLQFVDDRHRRRIIHHLRHEATGTTTVDELVEQFHSSGSDSKDGPAQDREALAIQLHHVHLPKLAEHGVLEFEHRSGSVRYTPDEQLETVLDSLPEEVSLSTP; this is encoded by the coding sequence ATGACGACCCACAGTCTCGACGCATGGCTCCAGTTCGTCGACGATAGGCACCGACGCCGGATCATCCACCACTTGCGCCACGAGGCTACCGGGACTACCACGGTTGACGAACTCGTCGAACAGTTCCACAGTAGTGGTTCTGACTCAAAAGACGGCCCAGCGCAGGACCGAGAAGCACTCGCCATCCAACTACACCACGTCCACCTGCCGAAGTTGGCAGAGCACGGCGTCCTCGAATTCGAACACAGAAGCGGTTCCGTCCGGTACACTCCCGACGAACAGCTCGAAACGGTGCTCGACTCGCTCCCTGAAGAAGTGTCGCTGTCGACTCCCTGA
- a CDS encoding helix-turn-helix domain-containing protein, with translation MATDAEFTLPSNEFPLGTVFTELPDVVVQLERVIPVTKGVVPYFWVRGTESDSIVDQFSEHPGVRDIRAIDHVESEYLLRCEWTSGYDSVLDALNVPEIVLLSAIGTAEEWTFELRGESREAIAAFRDYCHDHGVRVTLTELHALRPLDAKLDLTDGQREALTLAYDRGYFNSPRDTTLAEMADELDVSQQALGARLRRGNRRLIEQALTESRS, from the coding sequence ATGGCTACTGACGCCGAATTCACACTCCCATCTAACGAGTTCCCTTTAGGTACCGTCTTCACTGAGTTACCAGACGTGGTCGTGCAACTCGAACGGGTTATTCCGGTTACAAAAGGTGTGGTGCCCTACTTCTGGGTCCGCGGTACGGAGTCCGATTCGATCGTCGATCAGTTCTCTGAGCACCCGGGCGTCCGAGACATCCGCGCTATCGATCACGTCGAATCGGAGTATCTGTTGCGGTGTGAGTGGACCTCGGGGTACGACAGCGTACTCGACGCCCTGAACGTGCCTGAAATCGTCCTCCTATCAGCGATCGGGACAGCAGAAGAGTGGACGTTCGAACTTCGCGGCGAAAGCCGAGAGGCCATCGCGGCGTTTCGAGACTACTGTCACGACCACGGCGTCCGGGTCACCTTGACGGAACTCCACGCACTCCGCCCGTTGGATGCGAAGCTGGACCTGACTGATGGCCAACGTGAAGCCCTGACGCTGGCGTATGACCGCGGGTACTTCAATTCACCGCGAGACACGACGCTGGCAGAGATGGCTGATGAACTCGATGTGTCACAGCAAGCCCTCGGTGCCCGCCTGCGACGAGGGAATCGCCGACTCATCGAACAAGCACTCACCGAGTCGCGCTCTTGA
- a CDS encoding HalOD1 output domain-containing protein: protein MDPLHASVDPDALDSLVTPRRAAVGDVHLTFEYQGCEVTASSSGSIKVKPLHASTSSTAEDD, encoded by the coding sequence ATGGACCCACTGCACGCAAGCGTAGACCCGGACGCTCTCGATTCACTCGTCACCCCTCGTAGAGCCGCTGTCGGTGATGTACACCTCACCTTCGAGTATCAGGGGTGCGAAGTCACCGCAAGTAGCTCTGGCAGTATCAAGGTCAAGCCCCTGCATGCCAGCACGTCTTCAACAGCTGAAGACGACTAG
- a CDS encoding DUF5789 family protein codes for MADNRSGRDKQARDAERRQQERDVATELERGDEKEPPVEAAELGDFEVELEAMNFPATGAEIVETFGDHTIESVTGSYTIEDLVPETDEETFDSPAAVRVQVQRPTVAAAMKRVVESSKTLRNTEFSWTQRKAYEMTFKELESIDADDDDEGITAISDWIVDQIHEKEKLPASRAVRRQAAKFCRGNGYQVRVDEWLGI; via the coding sequence ATGGCAGATAATAGGAGCGGTCGAGACAAGCAAGCGCGAGACGCTGAGAGACGCCAGCAAGAGCGTGACGTCGCCACGGAACTGGAGCGAGGAGACGAAAAAGAGCCACCGGTCGAGGCGGCGGAACTCGGCGATTTCGAGGTGGAGCTCGAAGCAATGAACTTCCCGGCGACTGGGGCCGAGATCGTCGAGACGTTCGGCGACCACACGATCGAATCGGTCACGGGGAGCTACACGATCGAGGATCTCGTCCCGGAGACGGACGAGGAGACGTTCGACTCCCCGGCTGCCGTGCGAGTGCAGGTACAGCGGCCGACAGTTGCTGCGGCGATGAAACGAGTCGTCGAATCCAGTAAGACGCTTCGAAATACGGAGTTCAGTTGGACACAGCGCAAAGCGTACGAGATGACCTTCAAGGAACTCGAATCGATCGACGCCGATGACGACGACGAAGGGATCACAGCCATCAGCGACTGGATCGTCGATCAAATCCACGAGAAGGAAAAACTCCCGGCATCCCGGGCTGTGCGCCGACAAGCGGCGAAGTTCTGTCGTGGGAACGGCTACCAGGTACGGGTCGACGAGTGGCTCGGCATCTAG